The following proteins come from a genomic window of Aequorivita marisscotiae:
- the gpmI gene encoding 2,3-bisphosphoglycerate-independent phosphoglycerate mutase: MNKKVLLMILDGWGITQDPAVSAIAQANTPFIDSLYKKYPHAQLLTHGMNVGLPDGQMGNSEVGHMNLGAGRIVYQDLAKINMAVESGTLKSEPELEKAFNHAIYHNKKVHFIGLVSNGGVHSHINHLKGLLSAAQQFGINDMYVHAFTDGRDVDPHSGKGFMESLQNHLEKTGGKLASVIGRYYAMDRDKRWERVKKAYDLLRFGKGKPSKDALQSIEESYAEGITDEFMEPIVMTNSEGKPVATIEKDDVVIFFNFRTDRGRQLTEVLTQKNYETFGMKTLPLYFVTLTNYDDSFGNIHVVYKKENLHHTLGEVLESNKKKQIRIAETEKYPHVTFFFSGGRELPFEGEKRILCPSPTVATYDLKPEMSAYELRDMILPEIEKETAEFICLNFANPDMVGHTGVFEAAVKACETVDNCARAIVEQALESHYVTIIIADHGNSETMRNPDGSPNTAHTTNPVPIIIVDDEIKAIKDGVLGDIAPTILKIMGIEKPEIMRQETLV, translated from the coding sequence ATGAATAAAAAAGTCCTTTTAATGATCCTCGATGGCTGGGGAATTACGCAAGACCCTGCCGTTTCTGCCATCGCGCAGGCCAACACGCCTTTTATCGATTCGCTATATAAAAAATATCCGCACGCGCAACTGCTAACTCACGGAATGAACGTTGGTTTGCCCGACGGCCAAATGGGTAATAGTGAGGTAGGCCATATGAATCTTGGCGCTGGAAGAATAGTTTATCAAGATCTTGCCAAAATTAATATGGCGGTTGAAAGTGGAACGCTTAAAAGTGAACCGGAGTTGGAAAAAGCATTCAATCACGCTATTTATCACAATAAAAAAGTTCACTTTATAGGTCTCGTTTCCAACGGTGGGGTACATTCGCATATAAACCATTTAAAAGGATTGCTTTCTGCGGCACAGCAATTTGGGATAAATGATATGTATGTACACGCCTTTACCGATGGCCGCGATGTAGATCCACATTCTGGTAAGGGTTTTATGGAAAGCCTGCAGAATCATTTGGAAAAAACAGGCGGCAAACTGGCATCAGTTATTGGCCGCTATTACGCCATGGATCGCGATAAACGTTGGGAGCGCGTAAAAAAAGCCTATGATTTATTGCGCTTTGGAAAGGGGAAACCTTCAAAAGATGCTTTGCAAAGTATTGAAGAGAGTTATGCCGAAGGAATTACCGATGAATTTATGGAGCCTATCGTTATGACAAATTCGGAAGGAAAACCCGTTGCTACAATTGAAAAAGACGACGTTGTAATTTTCTTCAATTTTAGAACTGATCGCGGCAGGCAACTCACCGAAGTTTTAACACAAAAGAATTATGAAACATTTGGAATGAAAACCCTTCCCCTTTATTTCGTAACCCTTACCAATTACGACGATTCCTTCGGAAACATTCACGTAGTTTACAAAAAGGAAAACCTTCACCATACTTTGGGCGAAGTTTTGGAAAGCAATAAAAAGAAGCAAATTCGCATTGCCGAAACCGAGAAATATCCACATGTAACCTTCTTTTTTTCGGGGGGAAGAGAGCTTCCTTTTGAAGGAGAAAAACGAATTCTTTGCCCCTCGCCTACCGTAGCCACGTACGATCTAAAGCCCGAAATGAGCGCCTACGAATTACGCGATATGATTTTGCCCGAGATTGAAAAAGAAACAGCCGAATTTATTTGTTTAAATTTTGCAAATCCTGATATGGTAGGCCATACCGGTGTTTTTGAGGCAGCAGTAAAAGCTTGTGAAACTGTGGATAACTGCGCTCGGGCAATCGTAGAGCAAGCCTTGGAAAGCCATTATGTAACAATTATAATTGCAGATCACGGCAATAGCGAAACCATGCGAAATCCCGACGGCTCGCCTAATACGGCACATACCACCAATCCGGTACCAATCATAATTGTAGATGATGAAATTAAAGCTATTAAAGACGGTGTTTTGGGAGATATTGCCCCAACCATCCTGAAAATTATGGGCATTGAAAAACCCGAAATTATGAGGCAGGAAACTTTGGTGTAA
- a CDS encoding GNAT family N-acetyltransferase, with protein sequence MKDNAISISFIDPQEIFSIIPLMQKLGNFAVAENLLKERLQEMTEQNYECLGIYDSELLIGACGLWFQTRHYAGRSLEMDHVIIDDAYRGRGVGKKLVDFVSQYAKTKECNWVELNSYVHNFPSHKFFYNQGFVAKGYHFVKELD encoded by the coding sequence TTGAAAGATAACGCCATTTCAATCAGTTTTATTGATCCCCAGGAAATTTTTAGTATTATTCCATTGATGCAAAAATTAGGAAATTTCGCCGTTGCTGAAAACCTATTAAAGGAGCGCTTGCAGGAAATGACCGAGCAAAATTACGAATGTCTCGGTATTTATGATTCCGAACTATTGATCGGTGCCTGCGGCCTGTGGTTTCAGACCCGACATTATGCTGGAAGAAGCCTGGAAATGGATCACGTTATAATAGACGATGCGTACCGGGGTCGCGGAGTTGGTAAAAAATTAGTCGATTTTGTGAGCCAATACGCAAAGACTAAAGAATGTAATTGGGTGGAACTAAATAGTTATGTGCATAATTTTCCTTCACATAAATTTTTCTACAATCAAGGCTTTGTAGCAAAGGGCTATCATTTTGTGAAAGAGCTGGATTAA
- a CDS encoding M15 family metallopeptidase, whose protein sequence is MKRNEFIKISGIAGLSLAIFPQFSFKSFSEKFTRNQLIGKGNPDIVGDSYTSKMHKSAKEAFHKMKIAAEKENINIEVVSAYRSFQRQKEIFEGKYKRFTNQGLLPEKALERIIEYSTIPGTSRHHWGTDIDIIDANAPRPANVLMPENFHGNGPFCKLKMWLNENAEKFNFYEVYTDNGNRKGFKYEPWHFSYAPISVPMLEEYKERINVIEMLSEEKILGNEHFSEEFVSKYVKENIFDINPKLL, encoded by the coding sequence ATGAAGCGAAACGAATTTATTAAAATTTCGGGTATTGCGGGGCTAAGTTTAGCCATTTTTCCACAATTTTCATTTAAGAGCTTTTCTGAAAAATTTACGCGGAACCAATTAATTGGAAAAGGAAACCCAGATATTGTTGGAGATAGTTATACTTCTAAAATGCATAAATCTGCAAAGGAAGCATTCCATAAAATGAAGATTGCCGCCGAAAAAGAAAATATAAATATTGAAGTGGTTTCTGCCTACCGAAGTTTTCAGCGGCAGAAAGAAATATTTGAAGGAAAGTACAAACGATTTACCAATCAGGGCCTTTTACCCGAAAAAGCACTCGAAAGAATAATTGAATATTCCACTATTCCCGGTACTTCGCGCCATCATTGGGGAACAGATATTGACATTATTGATGCCAATGCTCCTCGACCCGCAAATGTACTGATGCCTGAAAATTTTCACGGCAATGGGCCGTTTTGTAAACTTAAAATGTGGCTAAACGAAAATGCCGAAAAATTTAATTTTTACGAAGTTTATACAGATAATGGCAACCGAAAAGGATTTAAATATGAGCCGTGGCACTTTAGTTATGCGCCAATTTCCGTCCCGATGCTAGAAGAATACAAAGAAAGAATTAATGTTATAGAAATGCTTTCGGAAGAAAAGATTTTAGGAAACGAGCATTTTTCCGAAGAGTTTGTTTCAAAATACGTGAAAGAAAATATTTTCGATATTAACCCGAAATTGCTTTAA